A region of Paraburkholderia sp. BL23I1N1 DNA encodes the following proteins:
- a CDS encoding LysR family transcriptional regulator has protein sequence MKLSFEVLEALDAIDRTGTFAEAAELLHRVPSSLSYLVQKLESDLEVTLFDRSGRRAKFTHAGRVVVEEGRRLLQGAEELELKAKRVQHGWEADLRICIDEILPFDAIWPYVHAFYDANMETRLRLSREVLGGTWDALVTRRADLVVGAAGDPPNVPHLVTRPIGSMRHVFVVAPNHPLAALPEPLTLETVARYRGAVIGDTSRELMPRTVGAAATQNCLTLPTLAGKLAAQLEGLAAGTIPECLAAAPIARGELVAKQVFGMREVTHFYMAWREDETGQAMRWWIDRLDSPDLVERFVSHLYA, from the coding sequence ATGAAGCTTTCATTTGAAGTATTGGAAGCACTCGACGCAATCGATCGCACCGGTACGTTCGCGGAGGCGGCCGAACTTCTGCATCGTGTGCCTTCGTCACTGAGCTATCTGGTGCAGAAGCTGGAGAGCGATCTCGAGGTCACCCTGTTCGACCGGAGCGGCCGGCGGGCGAAATTCACACACGCCGGGCGCGTGGTGGTCGAGGAAGGCAGACGTCTGCTGCAAGGCGCCGAAGAGCTCGAGCTCAAGGCAAAACGCGTGCAACACGGTTGGGAAGCGGATCTGCGCATCTGCATCGACGAGATCCTGCCGTTCGACGCGATCTGGCCATACGTCCATGCGTTTTACGACGCGAACATGGAGACGCGCCTGCGCCTGTCGCGCGAAGTGCTGGGCGGCACGTGGGACGCCCTGGTCACGCGGCGGGCCGACCTCGTGGTGGGCGCCGCGGGCGATCCGCCCAACGTACCCCATCTCGTCACCCGGCCGATCGGATCAATGCGGCATGTTTTCGTGGTAGCGCCCAATCATCCGCTCGCGGCGCTTCCCGAACCGCTGACGCTGGAAACGGTTGCGCGCTATCGCGGCGCCGTTATCGGCGATACCTCGCGCGAATTGATGCCGCGCACCGTCGGCGCCGCCGCTACGCAGAACTGTCTGACGCTGCCCACGCTCGCCGGCAAACTCGCCGCGCAACTCGAAGGACTCGCTGCCGGCACCATTCCCGAGTGCCTCGCGGCAGCGCCAATCGCGCGCGGCGAACTTGTCGCCAAGCAGGTCTTCGGCATGCGCGAAGTGACGCACTTTTATATGGCCTGGCGCGAAGACGAAACCGGCCAGGCGATGCGCTGGTGGATCGATCGGCTCGACTCGCCCGACCTCGTCGAGCGTTTCGTCAGCCATCTATACGCGTGA
- a CDS encoding DoxX family protein, which translates to MNRLESELASELASAPIPSCTADAALLFLRLAASVLVLIVHGLPKAMHYSSQLAAIEDPLHVGKTFTLCFAIFAEVLCPVLMIVGIATRLAALPIIVITLMALTLVHPEWTLDQAQFAWMLLILFGTIVIGGAGRYCIAWFLRTPASRRT; encoded by the coding sequence ATGAACCGCCTCGAATCCGAACTGGCGTCCGAACTGGCGTCCGCACCGATACCGTCATGCACGGCCGACGCCGCGCTGCTCTTCCTGCGTCTCGCGGCCAGCGTGCTGGTGCTGATCGTGCACGGTCTGCCGAAGGCCATGCATTACTCAAGTCAACTGGCGGCGATCGAAGACCCGCTGCACGTCGGCAAGACGTTCACGCTCTGCTTCGCGATCTTTGCCGAGGTGCTGTGCCCCGTGCTGATGATTGTGGGCATTGCGACACGGCTCGCCGCGTTGCCGATTATTGTGATCACCCTGATGGCGCTTACGCTGGTGCATCCCGAGTGGACGCTCGATCAGGCGCAGTTCGCGTGGATGCTGCTGATCCTGTTCGGCACGATCGTGATCGGCGGTGCCGGACGCTACTGTATTGCATGGTTTTTGCGAACGCCGGCGAGCCGGCGCACGTGA
- a CDS encoding lipid A biosynthesis lauroyl acyltransferase, giving the protein MLTRLSTQLAIGFLKLLAILPYGLVARFGDGLGWLLYQIPSGRKRVVHTNLRLCFPHWDAARRNEVAGLHFRHVIRSYVERSVQWFGSAAKLEKLVQVDSEIDLLDPDMPPTLLLGAHFVGIEAGSIFINHALQRQCGALYQPISNPLLDKVAIEQRGRFGSHMASRADSARIVLRWLRDRKPVMLGADMDYGTRNSTFVPFFGVPACTLTATGRLASAGHARVVPFIGEVLPGYRGYRLKVFKPWDNYPSGDDYADARRMNEWLEAEIPQIPEQYYWVHKRFKTRPEGERGFY; this is encoded by the coding sequence ATGCTAACGCGATTGAGCACCCAGCTCGCTATCGGGTTCCTGAAACTTCTGGCGATCCTCCCATACGGTCTTGTGGCCCGCTTTGGGGACGGCCTCGGTTGGCTTCTGTACCAGATTCCGAGCGGGCGCAAGCGGGTGGTCCACACCAATTTGCGCCTGTGCTTTCCGCACTGGGACGCAGCCCGTCGCAATGAAGTTGCGGGGCTGCATTTTCGTCATGTCATCCGCAGCTACGTTGAACGGAGCGTTCAATGGTTCGGGTCGGCGGCAAAGCTCGAAAAGCTGGTGCAGGTCGACAGCGAAATCGATCTGCTCGATCCCGATATGCCGCCGACGCTATTGTTGGGCGCGCATTTTGTCGGCATCGAGGCAGGCTCGATTTTTATCAATCACGCGTTGCAGCGGCAATGCGGCGCGCTCTATCAGCCGATCTCGAATCCGCTGCTGGATAAGGTGGCCATTGAGCAGCGCGGGCGCTTCGGCTCTCATATGGCAAGCCGTGCCGACAGCGCGCGAATCGTGTTGCGCTGGCTGCGCGATCGCAAGCCGGTGATGCTCGGCGCGGACATGGATTACGGCACGCGTAACTCGACGTTCGTGCCGTTTTTTGGCGTGCCGGCATGCACACTCACGGCGACCGGCCGTCTTGCCAGTGCCGGTCATGCGCGCGTGGTGCCGTTTATCGGCGAGGTGCTGCCGGGCTACAGAGGGTATCGCTTAAAGGTGTTCAAGCCATGGGACAACTATCCGAGCGGCGATGACTATGCCGACGCGCGCCGGATGAACGAGTGGCTCGAAGCAGAAATTCCGCAGATTCCAGAGCAGTACTACTGGGTGCACAAGCGCTTCAAAACGCGGCCGGAAGGGGAGAGAGGGTTCTACTAG
- a CDS encoding phosphohydrolase, which translates to MTPSLANSPDIVAGVPIPRSPIAVAAADAVHACLPDVLAGHAARVFLFASLTLERERLVCDPDTLYVAAMFASVGLSSVYVHSQLRYEVDSANAARTFLQRHGAPAAEQSDVWHAIALHMTPGIPAHGSLLARVLSEAVRTDLLAENLNAYTRAQRDDILQAYPRDSGFKERIIEAIGRGIVHRPASTFGTVGADVLERIDPEYCRVNFCGLILGSQWKD; encoded by the coding sequence ATGACACCAAGCCTTGCAAACTCCCCGGACATCGTTGCCGGCGTTCCAATTCCGCGAAGTCCGATTGCCGTGGCGGCTGCGGACGCCGTGCACGCGTGCCTGCCGGATGTCCTGGCCGGGCATGCGGCGCGCGTGTTCCTGTTCGCGTCGTTGACGCTCGAACGCGAGCGGCTCGTATGCGATCCGGACACGCTGTATGTCGCCGCGATGTTCGCAAGTGTCGGTCTCAGTTCGGTATACGTACATTCGCAACTGCGCTATGAAGTGGACAGCGCCAACGCCGCGCGTACGTTTCTGCAGCGCCATGGCGCGCCTGCCGCTGAGCAGAGCGACGTCTGGCATGCGATCGCGTTGCACATGACGCCCGGTATTCCGGCACATGGCTCGCTGCTGGCACGGGTGCTTTCCGAGGCGGTGCGCACGGACTTGCTCGCGGAGAACCTGAATGCGTACACGCGAGCGCAGCGCGACGACATACTGCAGGCTTATCCGCGGGACAGCGGGTTCAAGGAACGGATCATCGAAGCGATCGGGCGCGGCATCGTGCATCGCCCGGCATCGACATTCGGCACGGTCGGCGCGGACGTGCTCGAGCGGATCGATCCCGAATACTGCCGCGTGAACTTTTGTGGGCTGATTCTGGGCTCGCAGTGGAAAGACTAG
- a CDS encoding winged helix-turn-helix domain-containing protein, with the protein MIQIGQLQISIEHREIRSHGESVRLGSRAFDVLELLIAAEGALVSKEEIMRHVWPNTIVEENNLQVHIAAIRKALGADRGRIVTVPGRGYRMAVKSAAPAGIADAKEGVFTALLSNSNTHNLPLYASPLVGRQCAVADVLANIEAAQIVTLVGSGGIGKTRLAIEAARQMLPRLTDGVAFVSLAPVSEPRFALDALAMALGMKISSTGLSLAQIAHEIKGKRLLIVLDNCEHVIDAAASMAEALAAAGETMRVLATSREALRVRDEIVYPVLSLEVPSPENPGDDVLQMSAVQLFLARARAADPQFSSDERSVFLTGEVCRHLDGIPLAIELAAARAAILGLDVLAARLDDRLRILSGGYRTALPRHQTLKATLDWSYRLLDNSERAILRWLGMFVDAFTFDSANYVGAQLGLTQTEVLNALSGLVSKSLVIRADGSASPRYRLLETTRAYVLQRLDDNGERGAAALAHAKSFCERFKRVRHELMVTSLQDDLADFTREIGNVRAALDWAFSATGDHGVGIELASIVVPYLFDLALVDECRSRARVALDAARDANTSSFPPEARLRLTTSWAAALVYTQGPTPQTMEAWSEVLALAVAAGHAGFETRALCGLRHSYQAAGEARQALVVARRFEALAGQFTDPTHSLIGRRMEGVALHYAGEQRMARRNLEEMLSAWVPADHRWNTIGFRFDQAIVARALFARVTWALGDTAGAMRLAGEALEAALQHDFELVTCYVLGDVFVPLALLTGDRAAAERGLEMLKSTSSRVSLSIWHTCCACYDEYLYSLSGEEPPSLAQFRNALDELRHIDFLAQLTMLLCQFARALMRAEQYTEALTVIDEALQHCEDTGERWYYAELCRAKGDVMRALHRDADAAAWFTSALDSARRQSASVLALRAASSLTRLWIEQDRLGEARRLLSRALARLSRYPADPDVQNGRALLSELEARIAAVGERDVWLACIGA; encoded by the coding sequence ATGATTCAAATTGGCCAACTCCAAATTTCGATCGAGCATCGAGAAATACGCTCGCATGGCGAATCGGTCCGTCTTGGCAGCCGCGCCTTTGACGTCCTTGAATTGCTGATCGCCGCCGAAGGCGCGCTGGTCTCCAAGGAGGAGATCATGCGGCACGTCTGGCCCAACACGATCGTCGAGGAAAACAACCTGCAGGTGCACATTGCGGCGATACGCAAGGCGCTGGGCGCGGATCGCGGCCGCATTGTGACGGTGCCGGGCCGCGGCTATCGAATGGCCGTGAAGTCGGCGGCGCCCGCCGGGATCGCCGATGCGAAAGAGGGCGTCTTCACCGCGCTCCTGTCCAATTCCAATACGCACAATCTTCCTCTCTATGCATCGCCGCTGGTGGGGCGGCAATGCGCCGTCGCGGACGTGCTGGCCAACATCGAAGCCGCGCAGATCGTGACGCTCGTCGGCTCGGGCGGCATCGGCAAGACGCGCCTCGCTATCGAAGCGGCAAGACAGATGCTGCCGCGCCTTACCGACGGTGTGGCGTTCGTGTCGCTAGCGCCAGTGTCGGAACCGCGCTTTGCGCTGGATGCCCTTGCGATGGCGCTCGGCATGAAGATCTCTTCGACCGGCCTTTCGCTTGCGCAGATCGCGCATGAGATAAAGGGCAAGCGCCTGTTGATCGTGCTGGACAATTGCGAGCACGTGATCGACGCGGCCGCCTCGATGGCGGAGGCGCTGGCGGCAGCCGGCGAGACCATGCGGGTGCTGGCCACGAGTCGCGAAGCGCTGCGGGTGCGTGACGAAATCGTCTATCCGGTTCTGTCGCTCGAGGTGCCCAGCCCCGAAAATCCAGGCGATGACGTCTTGCAAATGAGTGCGGTCCAATTGTTTCTCGCCCGCGCCCGCGCTGCCGATCCGCAATTTTCGTCCGACGAACGCAGCGTCTTTCTGACCGGGGAGGTCTGCCGGCATCTGGACGGCATTCCGCTCGCCATCGAACTGGCGGCGGCGCGTGCCGCCATCCTCGGCCTTGATGTGCTGGCGGCGCGGCTCGACGACCGCTTGCGGATACTGTCGGGAGGGTACAGGACGGCGTTGCCGCGCCATCAGACCTTGAAGGCGACACTCGACTGGAGCTACCGCCTGCTCGACAACAGCGAACGCGCCATCTTGCGCTGGCTCGGCATGTTCGTCGATGCATTCACGTTCGATTCGGCCAACTACGTCGGCGCGCAACTCGGCCTGACACAAACGGAAGTGCTGAATGCGCTGAGTGGCCTCGTGTCGAAGTCGCTGGTGATCCGCGCCGACGGCAGCGCTTCGCCGCGGTATCGTCTGCTGGAAACCACGCGTGCCTATGTGCTGCAGCGACTCGACGACAACGGCGAGCGTGGCGCCGCCGCGCTTGCCCACGCAAAGTCGTTCTGCGAACGCTTCAAGCGCGTGCGGCACGAACTGATGGTGACGTCGCTGCAAGACGATCTGGCGGATTTCACACGTGAAATCGGCAACGTACGCGCCGCGCTCGACTGGGCTTTTTCGGCCACGGGCGATCATGGGGTCGGCATCGAGCTTGCCTCGATCGTCGTCCCGTATCTGTTCGATCTTGCACTGGTCGACGAATGCCGTAGCCGCGCGCGCGTCGCGCTTGATGCCGCTCGTGATGCAAACACGTCGAGCTTTCCGCCCGAAGCGCGCTTGAGGCTGACCACGAGCTGGGCGGCTGCGCTGGTCTATACCCAGGGTCCGACTCCGCAGACGATGGAAGCATGGTCCGAGGTGTTGGCGCTTGCCGTTGCCGCAGGTCACGCCGGATTTGAAACGCGCGCGTTGTGCGGACTACGGCACTCGTATCAGGCGGCCGGCGAGGCGCGTCAGGCGCTGGTCGTGGCGCGGCGCTTCGAAGCGTTGGCCGGCCAGTTCACCGACCCGACGCACAGCCTGATCGGCCGACGCATGGAAGGCGTTGCGCTGCATTACGCCGGCGAGCAGCGCATGGCTCGCCGGAACCTCGAAGAGATGTTGAGCGCGTGGGTGCCCGCGGATCATCGGTGGAACACGATCGGCTTCAGGTTCGACCAGGCGATCGTCGCGCGGGCGCTGTTCGCGCGCGTGACGTGGGCGCTGGGGGACACGGCAGGGGCAATGCGGCTTGCGGGCGAGGCGCTGGAGGCTGCCCTTCAGCACGATTTCGAACTCGTGACCTGCTATGTGCTCGGCGACGTTTTTGTGCCGCTTGCATTGCTCACGGGCGATCGCGCGGCGGCAGAACGCGGGCTCGAGATGCTGAAGAGCACCTCGTCGCGCGTATCGCTGTCCATCTGGCACACGTGCTGTGCATGCTATGACGAGTATCTGTATTCGCTCTCCGGCGAAGAGCCGCCCAGCCTGGCGCAATTTCGCAACGCGCTGGACGAACTTCGTCACATCGACTTTCTGGCGCAACTGACCATGCTGCTCTGTCAGTTCGCACGCGCGCTGATGCGTGCGGAACAGTACACCGAGGCGTTGACCGTGATCGACGAAGCCTTGCAGCATTGCGAGGACACGGGGGAGCGCTGGTATTACGCCGAGCTATGCCGTGCAAAGGGCGATGTGATGCGCGCCTTGCACAGGGACGCGGATGCCGCGGCGTGGTTCACGAGCGCGCTGGATTCGGCACGCCGGCAGAGCGCGTCTGTTCTCGCGCTGCGCGCCGCGAGTAGTCTCACGCGGCTCTGGATCGAGCAGGATCGTCTGGGCGAGGCGCGCAGGTTGTTGTCGCGCGCCTTGGCTCGCTTGAGCAGGTACCCGGCCGACCCCGATGTTCAGAACGGCCGCGCCTTGCTGAGCGAACTGGAGGCAAGAATCGCCGCCGTGGGTGAGAGGGACGTCTGGCTCGCCTGTATCGGCGCCTGA
- a CDS encoding (2Fe-2S)-binding protein has translation MINLTVNGVQHALDIDPSTPLLYALRNDLHLHGAKFGCGLGQCGACTVIVGDQAAFSCLMPVSSIGNRPVRTIESLGTAEHPGALQKSFIEHQAAQCGYCIAGMIMRAQALLDHNPRPTESELRDHMEPNLCRCGTHMRILAAIREVAHLPAPDAAPTSPHGVATHGGMS, from the coding sequence ATGATCAACCTTACCGTCAATGGCGTGCAGCACGCGCTCGATATCGATCCGTCGACGCCGCTGCTTTACGCACTGCGCAACGACCTGCACCTGCACGGCGCGAAGTTCGGCTGCGGTCTTGGACAATGCGGCGCGTGCACGGTGATCGTGGGCGACCAGGCCGCCTTTTCCTGCCTGATGCCCGTGTCGTCGATCGGCAATCGCCCCGTGCGCACGATCGAAAGTCTCGGCACTGCCGAGCATCCCGGTGCGCTGCAAAAGTCGTTTATCGAGCATCAGGCCGCGCAGTGCGGTTATTGCATCGCCGGCATGATCATGCGCGCCCAGGCGCTGCTCGACCATAATCCGCGGCCGACCGAAAGCGAACTGCGCGATCACATGGAGCCGAATCTTTGCCGTTGCGGCACCCACATGCGCATCCTTGCCGCGATCCGCGAAGTCGCGCACCTGCCCGCGCCCGACGCTGCGCCCACCTCGCCTCACGGCGTGGCGACCCACGGAGGCATGTCATGA
- a CDS encoding molybdopterin cofactor-binding domain-containing protein — MSVKEDDFSEGRRRFMVSGALVVSFSLFPGIKAMAQEVIADEGAAVHVAKATETLAGSLKTNPFLDAWIKIDPAGKVTVYTGKVELGTGVRTALLQIAAEELNMAPSLITFLTADTGASPDEGLTAGSHTIVDSGSALLNASAQVRGLLVEAAAKHFGVESSVLKVQDAVIKTPDGRTMTYGQAVGAVDLHRMATPASPLKDPATFVTIGTSLPRLDIPGKVTGGASYVQDMSMPGMLHARVVLPPVYAAKLLKTNTPDILKMPGVVKVIRDGSMLAVVAKGEWQAVQAQRALAAGSQWSAGRTLPDPAAVHRDLKTISTQHIEIANTHNAAGAPVKTLSAKYTKHYMLHGSIGPSCSVAQFKDGTMTVWTHSQGVYPLRDALAEMLSLPKENVRCVHVEGSGCYGHNGADDVASHAALIAREMAGQPVRVQWMREQEHTWDHFTPAMVTEVSASLDASGSIVNWDYALWSSSHNERIVNAGRLLPAQMLEKPFVPAPSVPMMQPEGGGDRNAIPLYAFPNMHVMNNFSPTMPLQTSAMRSLGAHMNVFTIETFMDELAAAAGADPVAFRLKHMQDPRARDVIRLAAEKFGWPRAPRKANHGVGFAFGKYKNLMAYVAMAVEISVVPETGQVILEHAEVAVDAGQIVTPDGIRNQIEGGVIQSTSWTLYEQLQFDTSRIRSFDWSSYPILRYSAVPRSLNVHLINRPGAPFLGAAEASMGPTAGALGNALFDATGKRLRDMPLGGDSLRRLIDA; from the coding sequence ATGAGCGTCAAGGAAGACGATTTCAGCGAGGGACGCCGCCGCTTCATGGTGTCCGGCGCGCTGGTGGTGAGCTTCAGCCTGTTCCCCGGCATCAAGGCAATGGCCCAGGAGGTGATCGCCGACGAAGGCGCCGCCGTGCACGTCGCCAAAGCGACCGAGACGCTCGCGGGCAGCCTGAAGACCAATCCGTTTCTCGATGCGTGGATCAAGATCGATCCCGCGGGCAAGGTGACCGTCTACACCGGCAAGGTGGAATTAGGCACCGGCGTGCGCACTGCCCTGCTGCAGATCGCCGCCGAAGAGCTGAACATGGCGCCTTCGCTGATCACGTTCCTGACCGCCGATACGGGCGCCTCGCCGGACGAAGGACTCACTGCGGGCAGCCACACCATCGTCGACAGCGGCAGTGCCTTGCTGAACGCGTCCGCCCAGGTGCGCGGCCTGCTCGTCGAGGCGGCGGCCAAACATTTCGGTGTCGAGAGCAGCGTGCTGAAAGTTCAGGACGCGGTCATCAAGACGCCCGACGGCCGCACGATGACTTATGGCCAGGCCGTTGGCGCGGTCGATCTGCATCGTATGGCCACGCCGGCCTCGCCGTTGAAGGACCCCGCCACGTTCGTGACCATCGGCACGTCGTTGCCGCGCCTCGACATTCCAGGCAAGGTGACAGGCGGCGCGAGCTATGTGCAGGACATGTCGATGCCGGGCATGCTGCATGCCCGGGTCGTGCTGCCGCCGGTCTATGCCGCGAAGCTGCTGAAGACCAATACGCCCGACATTCTGAAGATGCCGGGCGTGGTCAAGGTGATCAGGGACGGCAGCATGCTGGCGGTGGTCGCCAAAGGCGAATGGCAAGCGGTGCAGGCGCAGCGCGCGCTGGCCGCGGGAAGTCAGTGGAGCGCCGGACGCACATTGCCCGACCCGGCTGCAGTACACCGCGATCTGAAGACGATTTCCACGCAACACATCGAGATCGCGAATACGCACAATGCGGCCGGCGCGCCCGTCAAGACGCTGAGTGCGAAGTACACCAAGCACTACATGCTGCATGGTTCGATCGGCCCGTCCTGCTCGGTCGCGCAGTTCAAGGACGGCACCATGACGGTCTGGACGCACTCGCAAGGCGTCTATCCGCTGCGCGATGCGCTCGCGGAAATGCTGTCGCTGCCGAAAGAGAATGTGCGCTGCGTTCATGTCGAAGGATCGGGCTGCTATGGGCACAACGGCGCGGACGACGTAGCATCGCACGCCGCCCTGATCGCCCGCGAGATGGCGGGCCAACCGGTTCGTGTGCAATGGATGCGCGAACAGGAACATACCTGGGACCACTTCACACCCGCGATGGTCACCGAAGTGAGCGCATCGCTGGACGCGAGCGGCAGCATCGTCAACTGGGACTACGCGCTGTGGAGCAGCTCGCACAACGAGCGGATCGTCAACGCGGGCCGGCTCCTTCCCGCACAAATGCTGGAGAAACCGTTCGTGCCGGCGCCGTCGGTGCCGATGATGCAACCCGAAGGCGGCGGCGACCGCAACGCGATTCCGCTGTACGCGTTCCCCAACATGCATGTGATGAACAACTTCTCGCCGACCATGCCGTTGCAAACATCGGCAATGCGCTCGCTCGGCGCGCATATGAACGTCTTCACGATCGAGACGTTCATGGACGAGTTGGCCGCCGCAGCCGGCGCCGACCCCGTCGCGTTCCGGCTCAAGCATATGCAGGATCCGCGCGCCCGTGACGTGATCCGGCTCGCGGCCGAGAAATTCGGCTGGCCGCGCGCGCCGCGCAAGGCCAATCACGGCGTCGGCTTTGCGTTTGGCAAGTACAAGAACCTGATGGCGTATGTGGCGATGGCCGTGGAGATATCCGTGGTGCCCGAGACGGGCCAGGTGATTCTCGAACACGCCGAAGTCGCGGTTGACGCGGGGCAGATCGTCACCCCCGACGGCATCCGCAACCAGATCGAGGGCGGTGTGATTCAATCCACCAGTTGGACGCTCTATGAACAATTGCAGTTCGACACATCGCGCATTCGCAGCTTCGACTGGAGCAGCTATCCGATCCTGCGGTATTCCGCCGTGCCGCGCAGTTTGAACGTGCATCTGATCAACCGGCCGGGTGCGCCCTTTCTCGGCGCCGCGGAAGCATCGATGGGTCCGACCGCCGGCGCACTCGGCAACGCGTTGTTCGATGCAACCGGAAAGCGCCTGCGCGACATGCCCCTGGGGGGCGATAGCCTGCGCCGGCTGATTGACGCATAA
- a CDS encoding c-type cytochrome, with protein sequence MTRKSRLLAMGGAVIVAALIVVALLMWKPAIAPISPPPASSFDAQTRLAGARVVALGDCIVCHTAKGGKRFAGGLPLATPFGTIYATNLTPDVDTGIGSWSLEAFTRAVRHGVSRDGHLLYPAFPYIHFTRMSDGDISAAYAYLMTREPVNATAPANALIFPLNFRPLLAFWNILFLHAGEETADASKDAEWNRGKLLVDSLGHCASCHSPLNAIGGEKMGHAFDGGIVDGWEAPPLNALGAAPKPWTQEQLVTYLRSGRASEHGAAAGPMLPVTRDLATVPEEDVRAIATYILSIQKAQPAVVNAAAEGAAHAAQTNQADQADASPAAQRGAILFGASCAQCHGPAAPMQSIGERPTLAFSTAVNATTPRNAAQMILSGNGWHGEDSMNYMPSFSEIYSDQQIADLVSYIRATYSQRGEWKDVEETVAQVRKENNAR encoded by the coding sequence ATGACTCGCAAGTCTAGATTGCTGGCGATGGGCGGCGCGGTCATCGTGGCCGCGCTGATCGTCGTCGCATTGCTGATGTGGAAGCCCGCCATCGCACCGATCAGTCCGCCGCCGGCGTCGTCGTTCGACGCGCAGACCCGGCTCGCCGGCGCGCGCGTCGTGGCGCTAGGCGACTGTATCGTGTGTCACACCGCGAAGGGCGGCAAACGGTTCGCCGGGGGCCTGCCGCTCGCCACCCCGTTCGGCACCATCTACGCGACCAACCTCACGCCCGATGTCGACACCGGCATCGGCAGCTGGTCGCTCGAAGCCTTCACGCGAGCGGTGCGCCACGGCGTCTCGCGCGATGGTCACCTGCTCTATCCCGCGTTTCCCTATATTCACTTCACGCGCATGTCGGATGGCGATATTTCGGCTGCCTACGCCTATCTGATGACGCGCGAGCCGGTGAACGCGACCGCCCCCGCCAACGCCCTGATCTTTCCGTTGAACTTCCGGCCTTTGCTGGCCTTCTGGAACATCCTGTTCCTGCACGCCGGCGAGGAGACAGCGGATGCCTCAAAAGATGCGGAGTGGAATCGCGGCAAGCTGCTGGTGGACAGCCTCGGTCACTGCGCCTCGTGTCATTCGCCGCTCAATGCGATCGGCGGTGAAAAGATGGGCCATGCATTCGACGGCGGCATCGTCGACGGCTGGGAAGCGCCCCCGCTGAACGCACTCGGCGCGGCGCCGAAGCCGTGGACCCAGGAACAGCTCGTGACCTATCTGCGCAGCGGCCGCGCCAGCGAACACGGCGCGGCGGCCGGCCCGATGCTGCCCGTCACGCGCGACCTCGCTACAGTGCCGGAAGAGGACGTACGGGCGATTGCCACTTACATTCTGTCGATTCAGAAGGCGCAACCGGCCGTCGTGAATGCCGCTGCCGAGGGCGCGGCGCATGCCGCTCAAACGAATCAAGCGGATCAAGCCGACGCATCGCCTGCTGCGCAACGCGGTGCGATCCTGTTCGGCGCATCGTGCGCGCAGTGCCACGGCCCCGCCGCGCCAATGCAATCGATCGGCGAGCGCCCCACGCTCGCGTTCAGCACCGCCGTCAACGCAACCACACCACGCAACGCCGCCCAGATGATTCTCAGCGGCAACGGCTGGCACGGCGAAGACAGCATGAACTACATGCCGTCCTTCAGCGAAATCTACAGTGACCAGCAGATCGCCGACCTGGTGTCCTATATCCGCGCAACGTATTCGCAGCGCGGCGAGTGGAAGGACGTCGAGGAAACGGTGGCCCAGGTCAGAAAGGAGAATAACGCGCGATGA
- a CDS encoding SDR family NAD(P)-dependent oxidoreductase: protein MIIDLSGKTAIVSASTGGIGLSIAAGIAAAGADTLVNGRKQEAVDRAIDAILKSVPAAKLRGFAGDLSTIEGCDALAKIVPQTDILVNNLGVYGPGDVFTTTDDDWERYFQVNVMSGVRLTRNYLKGMTERKWGRVVFISSESGLNIPPDMLAYGFSKTAQLSIARGIAKQVAGTGVTVNAVLPGPTLSDGFRAMVEETAKAQGKTVEQVGIEFVRTHRRSSIIQRPASTEEIANMVVYVCSQQASATTGAALRVDGGVVDTIA, encoded by the coding sequence GTGATCATCGATCTATCGGGCAAGACCGCCATTGTTAGCGCATCCACGGGGGGCATCGGCCTCTCGATCGCCGCGGGGATCGCGGCGGCGGGCGCGGATACCCTTGTCAACGGACGCAAACAGGAGGCCGTGGACCGGGCCATCGACGCCATTCTCAAGTCTGTTCCCGCCGCCAAACTACGCGGTTTTGCCGGCGACCTCAGCACGATCGAGGGTTGCGACGCGCTAGCGAAAATCGTGCCGCAAACGGACATCCTCGTGAACAACCTGGGCGTGTACGGTCCCGGCGACGTGTTCACCACCACCGACGACGACTGGGAGCGCTATTTCCAGGTCAATGTGATGTCCGGCGTCAGGCTGACGCGCAACTACCTCAAGGGCATGACGGAACGCAAATGGGGGCGCGTCGTGTTCATTTCGTCCGAATCGGGACTGAACATTCCCCCCGATATGCTCGCGTATGGCTTCTCGAAGACCGCGCAACTGAGCATCGCGCGCGGCATCGCCAAGCAGGTGGCCGGCACGGGCGTCACGGTGAACGCCGTGCTGCCGGGGCCCACCTTGTCGGACGGCTTCCGTGCGATGGTGGAAGAAACAGCGAAGGCGCAAGGCAAAACGGTCGAACAGGTCGGCATCGAGTTCGTGCGCACGCACCGCCGCAGTTCGATCATTCAGCGGCCGGCAAGCACTGAGGAAATCGCCAACATGGTGGTGTATGTGTGCTCGCAGCAGGCTTCGGCGACCACCGGCGCGGCGCTGCGGGTGGACGGCGGCGTGGTGGATACGATTGCGTGA